From the Wolbachia endosymbiont of Encarsia formosa genome, the window TGGGATTATAAGTGCTCAAGTTGTAATAGTCTTAATTGTATTTACCTTATATTATAAGACTCCATAAGGTGTGATACTTTTACATCGAGATTGCTTTAATATATCTCAAAACAGTAAATCTGTGAGTTTCTTAGTTAGGTTTGACTCCAATGTCAAAAAAACTTGTTTTTAGACATTACCAGTTATATATTTTAATAAATTAGAATTATATACAAAATGAAGAGCTTAAAGGAATTATCCTTAAGAATTAAAAATATTAAGTCTGTGCAGAAGACCACGAAAATAATGCAAATGGTTTCTGCAGCAAAATTATTACAAAGCCAAAAGAAATTATCAAATTCAAAATTGCATATATCTAAGCTGCATAGCATTATTTCTTCACTAGCGCTATCAGCGGATCAAGAGTTACTAGCAAGAATTCTAAATATCAATAATGAAGATTCTTTCCTAGTATTTATTATTGCATCTGATCGTGGTTTATGTGGCAGCTTTAACTCCTATGTTGTTAAATTCAGTCAGGAGCATATAAACAAATTAATTGTAAATGATAAGAAAGTAGACATTGTTTTTTTTGGCAAGAAAGCTTTTGAGGTAGGTAAAAATAGATTTAATTCTAAAAATATCTTGAAGGTTGAAAATAGTAAGGGAATCACACTAAAGCATGTGGAAGCTTTGGTTAGTGATATAGATCTAAGTAAATACAATAAAGTTAAAGTTTTTTATAGTAAATTCTATAAT encodes:
- the atpG gene encoding ATP synthase F1 subunit gamma, encoding MKSLKELSLRIKNIKSVQKTTKIMQMVSAAKLLQSQKKLSNSKLHISKLHSIISSLALSADQELLARILNINNEDSFLVFIIASDRGLCGSFNSYVVKFSQEHINKLIVNDKKVDIVFFGKKAFEVGKNRFNSKNILKVENSKGITLKHVEALVSDIDLSKYNKVKVFYSKFYNTFMQKPILETIKPWSKDSLLIDNSVVSSITDYSYEYEPQNIEFILKSLTQDYVIAALYSVLLESAASENSARMVAMESANRNTKEMLNKLALLYNRSRQAAITTDLIEVISGAESF